One window of the Anopheles cruzii chromosome 2, idAnoCruzAS_RS32_06, whole genome shotgun sequence genome contains the following:
- the LOC128267688 gene encoding histone PARylation factor 1-like — MDKPDCKYGADCYQKNPAHKEKYAHPPKQEAAAVGEQPTTSEGPPAGTATEDEDAGSGSAKRLFNEEQLDEDLKRCKRPPTPEKDDNNAEEAETGRQYHGMGRQRYKLPEVPMDVGMMSDLYDPQIEYSKRAEYKELCDDPKEFIRHKFLVVMPPCFDALWEFCGEQVAGQANGKPEDVFDKIGLRLVGPFDVLAGKFKDVKIHEPGDYLRHWRFYFDPPEFQTVLVKKGSGLHYGYWRDEPDNTDGLVACNDVGKGCEFKIIGQNVFDAVIHFMNENATVTPFNKAPMDNLKKRIVEWTTAKGIPLKGGDKIKARDKLVVCKTFHKAGLVVPYDRKCEIGYRPLLESDANLRKMLTKFNNIDRAKEKAKFQDLMMELQALITAANIAVDECDFGTALELALDLFCHGTTNLHEVMKPLFFTGYSMVKRPQYIAIIKSHLDNRRQGLKLDLLSKDD, encoded by the exons atggataaGCCAGACTGCAAATACGGTGCCGACTGTTATCAGAAAAATCCGGCGCATAAGGAAAAGTATGCGCATCCGCCTAAGCAAGAGGCGGCCGCGGTCGGAGAACAACCAACCACATCCGAGGGACCACCGGCCGGAACTGCTACCGAAGATGAGGATGCTGGAAGTGGCTCCGCAAAACGGTTGTTCAACGAAGAGCAGCTCGACGAGGACCTGAAGCGCTGCAAACGTCCACCGACACCGGAAAAGGACGATAACAATGCGGAAGAAGCGGAAACTGGCCGACAATACCACGGCATGGGAAGGCAGCGCTACAAATTGCCGGAAGTTCCGATGGATGTCGGCATGATGAGCGATTTGTACGACCCTCAGATTGAGTATTCGAAGCGGGCCGAGTACAAAGAGCTGTGCGACGATCCGAAAGAGTTTATCAGGCACAAGTTTCTAGTCGTGATGCCGCCGTGCTTCGACGCGCTGTGGGAGTTTTGTGGGGAGCAAGTGGCCGGACAGGCCAACGGCAAGCCGGAGGATGTTTTCGACAAGATTGGCCTTCGTCTGGTGGGCCCGTTTGATGTGTTGGCGGGAAAGTTCAAAGATGTGAAGATTCACGAACCGGGCGACTATCTGCGCCATTGGCGATTCTACTTCGATCCTCCCGAGTTCCAGACGGTTCTGGTGAAGAAGGGTAGCGGCCTGCACTACGGCTACTGGCGTGATGAGCCAGACAACACCGATGGACTGGTGGCGTGTAACGACGTCGGCAAGGGATGCGAGTTTAAAATCATTGGCCAGAACGTGTTCGATGCCGTCAT ccATTTCATGAACGAAAATGCCACCGTTACTCCGTTCAATAAAGCGCCAATGGATAACCTAAAAAAGCGCATCGTAGAGTGGACGACCGCGAAAGGCATTCCGTTGAAGGGTGGTGACAAAATAAAGGCTCGCGACAAACTGGTCGTGTGCAAAACGTTTCACAAGGCCGGGCTGGTCGTACCCTACGATAGAAAATGCGAAATCGGCTATCGCCCACTGCTGGAAAGTGACGCCAACCTGCGCAAGATGCTCACGAAGTTCAACAACATTGACCGGGCGAAGGAGAAGGCAAAATTTCAAGACCTCATGATGGAACTGCAAGCGTTGATAACGGCCGCCAACATCGCGGTAGACGAGTGTGACTTTGGCACCGCACTGGAACTGGCGCTGGACCTTTTCTGCCACGGCACAACTAATTTGCACGAAGTTATGAAACCCCTGTTCTTCACCGGCTATTCGATGGTAAAACGTCCACAGTACATCGCCATCATAAAG